CCATCACGCCGAGCTTCTTGTCGAGAACCTCATCGTAAGTCAACTGGTCATAGCGAGTTGCTGTCGGGTCGAGCTTGGGATCGGCAGAGTAGACGCCATCGACCTTGGTGGCCTTCAGAACCAGCTCAGCCTCAATTTCGATACCACGCAGGCAAGCTGCAGAATCAGTGGTAAAGAAAGGGTTGCCGGTACCGGCAGCAAAAATCAGAACTTCGCCACGCTCCAGGTAGCGAATAGCCGCACGGCGATCGTAGTGATCGACAATACCGCTCATTTGAATCGAGGACATCACTCTCGAGGAGATGTCAGATCTTTCCAGGGCATCGCGCAGCGCCAGGGCATTCATCACCGTAGCGAGCATCCCCATGTGGTCACCAGTAACACGATCGAGGCCGGCCGCACTCAGCGCAGCGCCACGGAACAGGTTACCACCGCCAACAACCAGGCCCACCTGGACCCCGATACCAACCAGCTGCCCAATTTCCAGGGCCATTTTGTCCAGCACCTTGGGACTGATACCGAAACCCTGATCACCCATCAGCTCTTCGCCGCTGAGCTTTAACAAAATTCTCTTATACTTGCGGTCTTTAATACCGGGCATTCGTTAGTCCCCTTCAATGTACCTGTTAGTGGCCAGGCCTTGCCGCTGAACATTACAACAATTTCAGTCATTTACACAGAGGGGTGCTCCGCTGTAGGTAAGAAACCCCAGCGGAAGCACCCCACTGCGATTGAGTGCCCGAGGGCACCCAATAATATGCGATTAAGAAGAGGATTTAACCTGGGCCGCAACTTCCGCTGCGAAATCCACCTCTTCCTTCTCGATACCTTCACCCACTTCGTAGCGAACAAAGGAAACCACATCGGCACCGGCATCTTTAACCAGTTTGCCAATGCTTACGTCCGGGTTCTTAACGAAAGGCTGCTCTACCAAGCTGTTCTCTTTCAGGAACTTCTTGATACGGCCACCCATCATTTTCTCTACGATTTCAGCCGGCTTGCCTTCCATATCCGGCTGAGCCTTGATGATGTCCTTTTCTTTTTCCAGAACGTCAGCAGGCATATCTTCCGGCTTGTTCACCTGCGGGTTAACCGCAGTCACGTGCATGGCAACATCTTTAGCCAGCTCGATCTCTCCACCGCTCAGAGCTACCAGGGCAGCGATGCGGTTGTTGGAGTGAACGTAAGCACCTACAACTGGAGCTTCAACCAGCTCGATACGACGCACGCCGATGTTCTCACCGATTTTCTGAACCAGTGCTTCACGAGCAGTTTCCAGCTCGCCTTCCATCAGGGCAGCTACGTCTTGCTGGCGATCGGCAAATGCCTTCTCCACAACCTTGGCAACAAACGCCTGGAAGTTTTCATCGCGAGCAACGAAGTCAGTCTCGGAGTTCACTTCAACCAGTACGCCGTAGCTGCCGTCTTCTGCAACTTTAGCGGCAACAACGCCGTCAGCAGCGGTGCGGCCAGCTTTCTTAGCGGCCTTCAGGCCGGAGGCTTTGCGCAGGTCTTCAATCGCCTTTTCGATGTCACCATCAGCAGCCGTCAGAGCTTTTTTACACTCCATCATTGGCAGGCCGGTACGCTCGCGCAGTTCTTTTACCATAGACGCGGTAATCGCCATGATTCAATCCTCGGGGTTCTGTCACTAATAATTAGAAAAAAGGGGCCGTAATTCGGGCCCCTTTTTGAGTTCGCAGTGTAAAACTATTGTGTTACACCACTTAGCCCTGCAAATTACTCTGCAGCGGCTTCGTCATCGTTAGCTTCGACGTACTCGTCCTTTGCAACGGTGTTACCAGCTTCTGCAGCGCCGGCAAGTACTGCGTCGGCTACAGCTGTGGTGTACAGCTTGATTGCGCGGATAGCGTCGTCGTTACCGGGGATCACGTAATCAACACCAGCGGGATCGCTGTTGGTGTCGACAACACCAATTACGGGGATACCCAGCTTGTTAGCTTCCTGGATAGCGATGCGCTCATGCTCAACGTCGATTACGAAGATCGCGTCAGGCAGGCCACCCATATCCTTGATACCACCGATGGAGCGCTCAAGCTTATCCATGGCACGGGTACGCATCAGGGCTTCTTTCTTGGTCAGCTTCTCGAAAGTACCGTCCTGAGACTGGGCTTCCAGCTCACGGAAACGCTTGATGGAAGCGCGGATGGTTTTGTAGTTGGTGAGCATACCACCCAGCCAGCGGTTGCTGACGTAAGGCTGGCCACAACGCTCTGCCTGCTCTTTGATAGACTTCTGTGCAGCACGCTTGGTGCCAACAAACATAATCTTTTTCTTTTGAGCAGTCATGCCCTTGATGATCTGCAGGGCTTCGTTGAAAGCCGGTACAGTGTGCTCAAGGTTGATGATGTGAATCTTGTTGCGGGCACCAAAGATGAATTGACCCATCTTCGGGTTCCAGTAGCGGGTCTGGTGACCAAAGTGAACACCAGCCTGCAGCATATCGCGCATACTTACTTGCGGCATAATAAACCTCTATATATACGGGTTAGTCCTCCACGTATCCCATGCGTCAACCCCTTTCAGGGCACCCAGACACATGTGTCGATGCGTGTGCGGCTTTTACTCGCCCAGGGAGTATCCCCAGGCGGCGCGCTTTATACCACAAGTGCACCCCATAGTGAAGAATTGGCACCGATTTCGCGCAAATGATCACGCCTCAATGCTGTTGGCGGGACGCCTGAGCCATCCTTGCGCTAATAGCGGCAAAATGTGTCCTACAGCCAGCAATCCGCTACAATAGCCCGCCTCTTGGGCGCTACCCGCCCCAACCCAGAAACAAAGGATACGCATGACCTCAGCCATTAAGACCCCAGAACAAATCGCCAAGATGCGCACCGCAGGCCGCCTCGCCGCAGAGGTGCTGGAAATGATTGGCGAGTATGTCGTTCCAGGAGTCACTACCGAAGAACTGGATCGACGCTGCCACGAACACATCGTGAAGGTACAGAAAGCGATCCCGGCCTGCCTCGGTTATCGCGGCTTCCCAAAATCTATATGCACTTCCGTCAACGAAGTGGTGTGTCACGGTATCCCCTCCGAGAGCAAAATTCTCAAGAAGGGCGACATCATTAATATCGATGTTACCGTTATCAAAGATGGCTGGTACGGTGACACCAGCAAGATGTTCTTTGCCGGCAAGCCCGCCGCCCACGCTGAACGCCTGGTACAAATCACCCAGGAGTGCATGTACAAAGCCATCGAAATTGTCCGCCCCGGCACTACCCTCGGCGATATTGGCCACGTCATCCAGCAGCACGCTGAGAAAAACTATTACTCAGTGGTACGCGACTTCTGCGGACACGGCATCGGCGACGTCTTCCATGAAGACCCACAAATTCTTCACTACGGTCAGCCGGGAACTGGTGAAGTACTCAAAGAGGGCATGACCTTCACCATTGAACCCATGATTAACGCAGGCAAAGCGGCCACACGAGTGTTGGGAGATGGCTGGACTGCAGTAACCAAGGACCGCCGCCTCTCCGCTCAATGGGAACACACCATGGCAGTGACTAGCGACGGTGTAGAAGTGCTCACAGCGCGCAGCGAGGAGAACTTCTAAAGCCGTACTGACGGGCCGCGAGGAATAAGTGCATTACTCGCGGCACTACAGTAGCGGATCTCCGCAAACCGAACCCAAGCCGCTCCCCACCTGCGGCAGCCCAAGAGCCAAACGGACTTCCCATGCAGCCGGTCAGCCCTCCCTATTTTGAACGCCCCCTGTTTTTCTTTGATCAGTCCCGTTTTCGCAGGGATTTAAGCTCCGGCGACAAACCCACTCTGGAGATATTCAAAGATGCTGTCGGCGCAGCCGAACGGCAAATGGCAGAGCGTTTTCGCGAGGGAGAGGACGTTGTCACGCTGGTACACGAGCGAGCCTTGTTTATAGACTGCCTTCTGCATTACGCCTGGCACCAGTTCGAGTGGAGAGACGATATAGGGCTTCTCGCTGTGGGCGGCTACGGGCGCGGAGAGCTGCACCCCCACTCCGATATCGATTTACTCATCCTCTCCAGCGATCACCCTGCCCCGGATACCATCGACAATATAGAGCGCCTGGTGGCCTTTTTATGGGACCTGGGCTTGGATATCGGCCACTCTGTACGAAATATCGCGGAGTGCCTGGAGTTGGCCGCGAAGGACATCACCGTGGCCACCAACCTCACTGAGTCCCGCACAGTTGTCGGCGACAGTACTGTTGGCGAGCAGCTAACTGCACAAATGGAACACAAAAGGCTCTGGCCCACCGAAGAATTCTTCAAGGCCAAGCTCGCCGAACAGAAAAAGCGGCACAGCAATCAGCAGGCTGCTGAATATATTCTCGAGCCCAATATTAAGAACTCTCCCGGGGGCCTGCGGGATATCCAGACAATTGCCTGGGTTGCCAAATATTTTTTCCAAGTGCGCACCCTGAAGCAACTGCAAGGCAAGGCATTTTTTACCGAGGAAGAGTTCGCCATATTACAGTCCGGGGAAACCTTCCTCTGGCGTGTGCGCTACGGCTTGCACCTGCTCGCCGGCCGCGCGGAAGAGCGACTGCTGTTTGACTACCAAAGAGAACTGGCGAAGCAATTCGGTTATGTGGATAGCGACACCCAGCTCGCCGTTGAGCAGTTTATGCACAACTACTACCGCATCGTGATGGCACTGCAGGAATTGAACGATGTACTTCTCCAATATCTCGGCGAAGCCATCCTTCAGCGCAAAGGCAGCCAGCTGGTCATTCCGCTAAATGAGCGATTCCAGCTGCGCGACGGCAATATTGAGGTTACCCACGCCCAGGTATTTAACCAGGAGCCCTCGGCCCTGCTCGAGATCTTCGTGCTGATGGCCAACAACCCGGATATTAGCGGGGTACGGGCCTCCACCATCCGCCTGATTCGCGAGCACCGACACCTGATCGACGACGAGTTCCGCGCAGATCCGAAAAATACCCAGTTGTTTATGCAGCTGCTTCACTCACCCAGGGGATTGTCGACCCAGCTATCCCGAATGACCCGCTACCGCATTCTCGGGCGATACCTACCAGAATTTGGGCAGGTAACCGGGCAAATGCAGCACGACTTATTCCATATCTACACCGTGGATGCCCACACCTTGCAAGTTGTGCGCAATATGCGCTGCTTCCGGAGCCCCGAGGCGCGGGAAAAATTCCCGATTGCAGCGGAAATTCTCGAGCGCATGCGCCAACCGGAACTGCTGTATATCGCCGGTCTCTACCACGATATCGCCAAAGGGCGCGGTGGCGACCACTCCAAGCTGGGAGTTGTGGATGCAGCGGAATTCTGCCAGCGCCACCACCTGCCCGCCCGCGACCGGCGTCTGGTTTGCTGGCTTGTAGAAAAGCATCTATTGATGAGCCAGGTTTCACAGAAGCAGGACATCAGTGATCCCGAAGTCGTGCACGCTTTCGCCCGCGAGATGGGTGACCGCGAACACCTGGACTACCTGTACGCCCTCACAGTCGCAGATATCAATGCCACCAACCCGGAACTCTGGAACAGCTGGCGGGCCAGCTTGATGCGCCAGCTCTACCAGGCCACCCGGCACGCCCTGCGCCGAGGCCTGGAAAACCCTATCGACCGAGAAGAAATTATCGAGGAAACCCGCTGCCAGGCAATGGAAAAACTGGACGCTATGGGACTTCCGCAAGTTTCGGTGGAAAATATCTGGGCGCAAATGGGGGATGATTATTTTGTTCGCGAGACCGCTGACAATATCACCTGGCACACTTCGGCCATCCACGATCTGCACAGCAGCCCCGACACCAGCCAAAAAGACACCCTGGTTTTAACGCGAAACTCGGGGCCCGGCGAGCACGATGGCGCTACCCAAGTTTTTGTCTACACGCCTGATAGAGCCAACGTATTTGCCGCAGCGGTTACCGGGCTGGATATGCTCAACCTGAACGTTCACGATGCGCGCCTGTACAATTCTGCCTCCGGTTATACGCTGGATACTTTTTACGTGCTGGATGAAGCAGGCCAACCGCTACTGGACGAACCCCAGCGCCTAGCGCAGATTCGCGACACGCTACAGCAGGAATTGGCCCTGGTTGAGGACTACTCAAAGATCATTCAGCGACGTACGCCCCGCCGCCTTAAAATGTTTGAATTGAAGAGCCAGGCTCATCTCTCCACTGAGCCCGGCGATCATTACAGCACCCTGGAAATTACCAGTGCCGATAGACCCGGCTTGCTGGCCCGCATCGCGCGAATTTTTATTTCCCACGATCTGCGCCTGCACAATGCAAAAATTTCGACACTCGGCGAACGAGTCGAAGATATTTTTCATATTACCGACGCCGAGGGATCACCACTTACCGACATCGAGGCCAACGGCGCACTGGAAAAAGCCATTTGCCTGGAACTGAACAACCAAGACGCCTAACCGAAAAAACGCCCGAGGCCCGCTCACGACCATGAACCCAAATCTGGAACAGCTGCAGCCCTACCCATTCACCAAGCTGCAAGCCCTGAAAGAGGGCCTCCAAGCGGCGGACAAACCGCATATTGCACTGTCCATCGGTGAGCCCAAGCATGCGCCACCGGAGTTTGTCAGTGCAGAACTAGTTCGACACCTGGACAAGCTTGCCGCCTACCCACTGACCAAGGGAATCGAGCCCCTGCGGCAGGCGATCGCCAATTGGCTGAGCCAGCGTTTTCAGCTCTCCAATGTGAGCGCAGATAGCCAGGTGCTGCCGGTGAACGGGACCCGGGAAGCACTTTTTGCATTCGCCCAGGCGACCGTTTCCGCAGGCAGCAAAGTCCTGATGCCCAATCCCTTCTACCAGATCTATGAGGGCGCGGCCCTTCTCGCCGGGGCGCAGCCGCACTTTATTAACTGTGTGGCAGAAAACCAATTCAAACCAGATTTCACCTCGGTTCCGGAATCGGTTTGGCAGCAATGCGAATTGCTTTACCTCTGCTCTCCCAGCAACCCCACCGGCGCTCTTCTCGAAGCTGAAGGTTTTAAACAGCTGATAGAGAAGGCAGACCGCTACGATTTCACCATCGCCTCCGATGAGTGTTATTCGGAGCTTTATTTTGACGAGTCATCACCGCCGGTAGGACTATTACAGGCCTGCGAGGAAATGGGGCGAACAGACTTTCGCCGCTGTGTAGTATTCCACAGCCTATCAAAGCGCTCGAACTTACCCGGGCTTCGTTCGGGCTTCGTCGCCGGTGATGCCGATCTGCTGAAAAAGTTTTTGCTCTATCGAACTTACCACGGCTGCCCCATGCCGCTGCCCAATCAATATGCTTCGATCGCAGCCTGGCAGGATGAGGAACACGTCCGCCAGAATCGCGCGCTTTACAGTGAAAAGTTTTCTTCAGTTCTCGAAATTCTCGACGGCTGCCTAGAGGTACAACAGCCACAGGCAAGCTTTTATCTGTGGCCCAAGGTCGGGGATGGTGAGCGTTTTGCCAGGGAACTCTACGAGGCGCAAAATATCACGGTACTTCCCGGTGCATTTCTCGCCCGCGATAGCATCGGCTTGAACCCCGGTCGCGAGTATGTGCGCCTGGCACTGGTAGCAACACTGCAAGAGTGCATCGAAGCTGCACACCGCATAAAGGCATTTTGCAGGTAAGGCCAACCCACTTTTCAAGAACAACTGACAACTCGAGCACATACAGGAACTTCACGCCCAGGCATATCTTAACAATGGCAGTAAAAAATCTACTCAAGCAAGAGCGCGTTACTTATATTTTGCAGCGCCTGGAGGAACTCTACCCGGAAACTCCCGTTCCTCTCGATCACAAAGACTCCTATACCCTGTTGGTTGCGGTACTCCTATCCGCGCAGTGCACCGATGAGCGTGTCAACCAGATAACCCCTGCGCTCTGGCAGCTGGCAGACAACCCCAGCGATATGGCGCAGGTCCCAGTAGAGGAGATCCAAAAAGTCATTCGCCCCTGTGGCCTCTCACCGCAAAAATCCAAAGCCATCAGCAAGCTCTCGCAGATCCTGATCAACGAATACCACGGCGAAGTGCCCGAGAATATGGCCGCGCTGGAGACCCTGCCCGGGGTTGGACACAAGACGGCGAGCGTGGTTATGTCACAGGCTTTTGGGCACCCGGCATTTCCCGTCGATACTCACATTCACAGATTGGCCCAGCGCTGGGGCCTGACGAATGGCAAAAATGTCACCCAGACGGAAAAAGACCTGAAGCGGCTGTTCCCAAGAGACAAGTGGAATAAATTGCACCTGCAGATTATTTTCTACGGTCGCGAGTTCTGCTCTGCGCGGAGCTGCGACGGCACCGTCTGTGAAATCTGCACAACCTGCTACCCCAACCGTAAAAACCCCAAGAAAACCAAAAAGGCGTAACCGTGATTACTCTGTACGGCATTAAAAACTGTGACACCGTAAAAAAAGCCCGCAAATGGCTGGAGAAAAATGGAGTCGATTATCGCTTTCACGATTTTCGCGTAGACGGCATGGAAGATGTCCCCCTACAAGCATGGCTGGATAAATTTGGCTGGCAAGAGGTCCTAAATCGCCGCTCAACGAGCTGGCGTGAACTGAGCGATGAACAGAAAAACGAAATGGACAATGCACTCGCCTTAGATCTGGCCAGTGCGA
This DNA window, taken from Microbulbifer sp. VAAF005, encodes the following:
- a CDS encoding [protein-PII] uridylyltransferase; its protein translation is MQPVSPPYFERPLFFFDQSRFRRDLSSGDKPTLEIFKDAVGAAERQMAERFREGEDVVTLVHERALFIDCLLHYAWHQFEWRDDIGLLAVGGYGRGELHPHSDIDLLILSSDHPAPDTIDNIERLVAFLWDLGLDIGHSVRNIAECLELAAKDITVATNLTESRTVVGDSTVGEQLTAQMEHKRLWPTEEFFKAKLAEQKKRHSNQQAAEYILEPNIKNSPGGLRDIQTIAWVAKYFFQVRTLKQLQGKAFFTEEEFAILQSGETFLWRVRYGLHLLAGRAEERLLFDYQRELAKQFGYVDSDTQLAVEQFMHNYYRIVMALQELNDVLLQYLGEAILQRKGSQLVIPLNERFQLRDGNIEVTHAQVFNQEPSALLEIFVLMANNPDISGVRASTIRLIREHRHLIDDEFRADPKNTQLFMQLLHSPRGLSTQLSRMTRYRILGRYLPEFGQVTGQMQHDLFHIYTVDAHTLQVVRNMRCFRSPEAREKFPIAAEILERMRQPELLYIAGLYHDIAKGRGGDHSKLGVVDAAEFCQRHHLPARDRRLVCWLVEKHLLMSQVSQKQDISDPEVVHAFAREMGDREHLDYLYALTVADINATNPELWNSWRASLMRQLYQATRHALRRGLENPIDREEIIEETRCQAMEKLDAMGLPQVSVENIWAQMGDDYFVRETADNITWHTSAIHDLHSSPDTSQKDTLVLTRNSGPGEHDGATQVFVYTPDRANVFAAAVTGLDMLNLNVHDARLYNSASGYTLDTFYVLDEAGQPLLDEPQRLAQIRDTLQQELALVEDYSKIIQRRTPRRLKMFELKSQAHLSTEPGDHYSTLEITSADRPGLLARIARIFISHDLRLHNAKISTLGERVEDIFHITDAEGSPLTDIEANGALEKAICLELNNQDA
- a CDS encoding ArsC family reductase, whose translation is MITLYGIKNCDTVKKARKWLEKNGVDYRFHDFRVDGMEDVPLQAWLDKFGWQEVLNRRSTSWRELSDEQKNEMDNALALDLASATPTLIKRPVTTTSKETLFGFKEATFEQLQS
- the map gene encoding type I methionyl aminopeptidase; translated protein: MTSAIKTPEQIAKMRTAGRLAAEVLEMIGEYVVPGVTTEELDRRCHEHIVKVQKAIPACLGYRGFPKSICTSVNEVVCHGIPSESKILKKGDIINIDVTVIKDGWYGDTSKMFFAGKPAAHAERLVQITQECMYKAIEIVRPGTTLGDIGHVIQQHAEKNYYSVVRDFCGHGIGDVFHEDPQILHYGQPGTGEVLKEGMTFTIEPMINAGKAATRVLGDGWTAVTKDRRLSAQWEHTMAVTSDGVEVLTARSEENF
- the rpsB gene encoding 30S ribosomal protein S2, which encodes MPQVSMRDMLQAGVHFGHQTRYWNPKMGQFIFGARNKIHIINLEHTVPAFNEALQIIKGMTAQKKKIMFVGTKRAAQKSIKEQAERCGQPYVSNRWLGGMLTNYKTIRASIKRFRELEAQSQDGTFEKLTKKEALMRTRAMDKLERSIGGIKDMGGLPDAIFVIDVEHERIAIQEANKLGIPVIGVVDTNSDPAGVDYVIPGNDDAIRAIKLYTTAVADAVLAGAAEAGNTVAKDEYVEANDDEAAAE
- the tsf gene encoding translation elongation factor Ts; this encodes MAITASMVKELRERTGLPMMECKKALTAADGDIEKAIEDLRKASGLKAAKKAGRTAADGVVAAKVAEDGSYGVLVEVNSETDFVARDENFQAFVAKVVEKAFADRQQDVAALMEGELETAREALVQKIGENIGVRRIELVEAPVVGAYVHSNNRIAALVALSGGEIELAKDVAMHVTAVNPQVNKPEDMPADVLEKEKDIIKAQPDMEGKPAEIVEKMMGGRIKKFLKENSLVEQPFVKNPDVSIGKLVKDAGADVVSFVRYEVGEGIEKEEVDFAAEVAAQVKSSS
- the pyrH gene encoding UMP kinase; translated protein: MPGIKDRKYKRILLKLSGEELMGDQGFGISPKVLDKMALEIGQLVGIGVQVGLVVGGGNLFRGAALSAAGLDRVTGDHMGMLATVMNALALRDALERSDISSRVMSSIQMSGIVDHYDRRAAIRYLERGEVLIFAAGTGNPFFTTDSAACLRGIEIEAELVLKATKVDGVYSADPKLDPTATRYDQLTYDEVLDKKLGVMDLTAICLCREHNMPVRVFRMDKSGALLNIVVGGVEGTLIEEEVKS
- the nth gene encoding endonuclease III; amino-acid sequence: MAVKNLLKQERVTYILQRLEELYPETPVPLDHKDSYTLLVAVLLSAQCTDERVNQITPALWQLADNPSDMAQVPVEEIQKVIRPCGLSPQKSKAISKLSQILINEYHGEVPENMAALETLPGVGHKTASVVMSQAFGHPAFPVDTHIHRLAQRWGLTNGKNVTQTEKDLKRLFPRDKWNKLHLQIIFYGREFCSARSCDGTVCEICTTCYPNRKNPKKTKKA
- the dapC gene encoding succinyldiaminopimelate transaminase, which translates into the protein MNPNLEQLQPYPFTKLQALKEGLQAADKPHIALSIGEPKHAPPEFVSAELVRHLDKLAAYPLTKGIEPLRQAIANWLSQRFQLSNVSADSQVLPVNGTREALFAFAQATVSAGSKVLMPNPFYQIYEGAALLAGAQPHFINCVAENQFKPDFTSVPESVWQQCELLYLCSPSNPTGALLEAEGFKQLIEKADRYDFTIASDECYSELYFDESSPPVGLLQACEEMGRTDFRRCVVFHSLSKRSNLPGLRSGFVAGDADLLKKFLLYRTYHGCPMPLPNQYASIAAWQDEEHVRQNRALYSEKFSSVLEILDGCLEVQQPQASFYLWPKVGDGERFARELYEAQNITVLPGAFLARDSIGLNPGREYVRLALVATLQECIEAAHRIKAFCR